A genome region from Tolypothrix sp. PCC 7712 includes the following:
- a CDS encoding histidine kinase yields MGDEGDEGDEGDEGDEGDEGEKFLCPMPNAPCPNDHFLIHNRQ; encoded by the coding sequence TTGGGGGATGAGGGAGATGAGGGAGATGAGGGAGATGAGGGAGATGAGGGAGATGAGGGAGAGAAATTCTTATGCCCCATGCCCAATGCCCCATGCCCAAATGACCACTTTCTCATCCATAATCGACAGTAA
- the dapF gene encoding diaminopimelate epimerase translates to MAIEFTKYHGLGNDFILIDNRSSSEPVITPEQAIKLCDRHFGIGADGVIFALPGENGTDYTMRIFNSDGSEPEMCGNGIRCLGVFLADLEGEARTQDLYRIQTLAGVITPQLMADGQVKVDMGLPKLLASEIPTTLTAADTKVINQPIEVAGKTWEVTCVSMGNPHCITFVEDVAAIPLESIGPQFEHHPVFPQRTNTEFIQVVSRDYLKMRVWERGAGITLACGTGACASLVAGVLTGKCDRIATVELPGGPLQIEWSEIDQRIYMTGPAERVFTGKL, encoded by the coding sequence ATGGCAATCGAATTTACTAAGTATCACGGTTTGGGGAATGACTTTATTCTCATTGATAATCGCTCTTCATCTGAGCCAGTAATCACTCCAGAGCAAGCAATCAAGTTGTGCGATCGCCACTTTGGTATCGGTGCGGATGGTGTAATTTTTGCTTTGCCAGGAGAAAACGGTACTGATTACACTATGCGGATTTTTAATTCCGATGGTTCAGAACCGGAAATGTGCGGTAATGGTATTCGCTGTTTAGGTGTGTTTTTGGCTGATTTAGAGGGCGAAGCGAGAACTCAAGACTTATATCGCATCCAAACTTTGGCTGGTGTCATTACACCGCAACTGATGGCGGATGGTCAAGTGAAGGTGGATATGGGTTTACCCAAACTACTGGCTAGCGAAATTCCCACTACCTTGACTGCTGCAGATACCAAGGTAATTAATCAACCGATAGAAGTGGCAGGTAAAACTTGGGAAGTTACCTGTGTGAGTATGGGCAATCCTCACTGTATTACCTTTGTGGAAGATGTAGCCGCAATTCCTTTAGAAAGCATTGGCCCGCAGTTTGAACATCACCCAGTTTTTCCCCAACGCACAAATACCGAATTTATTCAAGTTGTCAGTCGTGATTACTTGAAAATGCGAGTTTGGGAACGAGGTGCTGGTATTACCTTAGCTTGCGGTACTGGTGCTTGTGCTTCCTTAGTAGCTGGTGTGTTAACCGGAAAATGCGATCGCATTGCCACTGTAGAACTACCTGGTGGCCCCTTACAAATTGAATGGTCAGAAATTGATCAACGAATTTATATGACTGGCCCAGCAGAACGAGTTTTTACTGGAAAGTTATAA
- a CDS encoding DUF4058 family protein yields MRSPFPGMNPYLENPELWPEFHHWIITAIAELLVPQLRPKYRVAVEKRVYQVTDENFVLVGIPDVSVGRSLTKTEAEPSSMAVVTPAVKPITVNVPMPEEVREGYLEVREVGTGEVVTVIEVLSPKNKRSGEGRSAYEGKRQQILGSLSHLVEIDLLRGGKPMPILGNEIQSSYRILVSRSNSRPKAELYPFNLPEPIPSLLLPLRKEDTEPLLDLQTLLHGVYDRAGLDLAIDYTREPVPPLSAEDAVWLDSWLKEQGLRQLS; encoded by the coding sequence ATGCGATCGCCATTTCCGGGGATGAATCCCTACCTTGAAAATCCTGAACTGTGGCCAGAATTCCATCATTGGATCATCACAGCTATTGCAGAGTTATTAGTTCCTCAACTACGACCAAAATATCGGGTAGCAGTAGAAAAACGAGTATATCAAGTAACCGATGAAAACTTTGTTCTAGTTGGTATCCCTGATGTAAGTGTAGGGCGATCGCTCACAAAAACTGAAGCAGAACCATCTAGCATGGCGGTTGTAACGCCAGCCGTTAAGCCGATTACAGTTAATGTTCCCATGCCGGAGGAAGTGCGAGAAGGATATTTAGAGGTGAGGGAAGTAGGGACAGGGGAAGTTGTCACAGTAATTGAGGTTCTCTCACCCAAAAATAAGCGTTCAGGAGAGGGACGGAGTGCTTATGAAGGGAAGCGTCAACAGATATTAGGTAGTTTGTCTCATCTGGTGGAAATTGATCTGCTAAGGGGCGGAAAACCTATGCCTATTTTAGGGAATGAGATTCAGTCCAGTTATCGAATTTTAGTGAGTCGCAGCAACTCTCGCCCCAAAGCTGAGTTATATCCGTTTAATTTGCCAGAACCAATTCCATCCTTGCTGTTACCACTGCGAAAGGAAGATACAGAACCATTATTAGATTTGCAAACATTGTTACATGGGGTGTATGACCGGGCTGGATTGGATTTGGCTATAGATTATACTCGTGAGCCTGTGCCACCATTATCGGCAGAAGATGCAGTTTGGCTTGATTCTTGGTTGAAAGAGCAAGGTTTAAGGCAATTAAGTTGA
- a CDS encoding DNA-3-methyladenine glycosylase family protein, giving the protein MTLKETISPTPQIESLTPETFTHALRVLAHLDSDFASILEKFGPPPMWERERGFPTLLRIILEQQVSLAAARAVYVRLCEAIQPLTPENFLTLDDMQLRGVGFSRQKMLYCRELAQAITHGQLNLVQLETMDETTIRTELKRIKGIGDWTVDIYLLMALQRPDVFPKGDLGIAIALQKLKGLTTRPTPTQIEAIAQNWRPWRAVATRILWHYYLSALTANSKLKNF; this is encoded by the coding sequence ATGACTTTAAAAGAAACGATTTCTCCAACACCACAAATAGAATCACTAACTCCAGAAACTTTTACCCATGCTTTGAGGGTGCTTGCTCATCTTGACAGTGATTTTGCTAGCATTCTCGAAAAATTTGGGCCGCCACCAATGTGGGAAAGAGAAAGGGGTTTTCCTACTTTGCTGCGGATTATTCTAGAACAGCAAGTTTCCTTAGCAGCAGCCAGGGCGGTTTATGTACGCCTATGTGAAGCGATCCAACCACTCACACCAGAGAATTTTTTAACGCTTGACGATATGCAATTAAGAGGAGTTGGGTTTAGTCGGCAAAAAATGCTCTATTGTCGAGAATTGGCGCAGGCAATTACTCATGGTCAACTGAATTTAGTTCAACTAGAGACAATGGATGAAACGACTATTAGAACTGAATTAAAGCGTATCAAAGGGATTGGCGACTGGACAGTTGATATTTACTTGCTGATGGCGCTACAACGTCCTGATGTGTTTCCCAAAGGTGATTTAGGAATAGCGATCGCTTTACAAAAGCTCAAAGGATTAACAACACGCCCCACACCCACACAAATAGAAGCGATCGCCCAAAATTGGCGGCCTTGGCGTGCAGTTGCTACCAGAATCCTCTGGCACTATTATCTCAGTGCCCTAACAGCAAATTCCAAATTAAAAAACTTTTAA
- a CDS encoding PAS domain S-box protein has product MDETVKLLHKPDFPHRTLTLLEKIAANLPGMIFQVLQHEDGSEQVMYVSSGCRELYELEPEVIQADLQVLHKLVHPQDANSLAESIEVAKATLSPWRWEGRIITPSGKIKWIQGASQLELQDNGDWLWEGLVMDITDRKQAEEQLRTSERRYKAILDVVPDLMFRLSRDGEYLDLKGDGANIVLPREEIVGKNLADILPTDVVAIGQEAIAKTLDSHHLQTCEYQLPTPLGIRDYEARLVASDTDEVLAIVRDITERKQAEANLQSLAQKYSKAFRCSPNPISLSTLQEGRYIEVNDSFVRLSGFEREEAIGRTSFELNMWVNNRDRMKLLQHLRDLGMVRNLEIEFRAKSGQILTSLLSAEIIELDGTPCILAVNHDITERKQVEAKLRLSAQRDRLLTETLARIRSSLNLEQILQTTVTEVRQFLQADRVFIGLNDPKQGGKTVAESVDPKYPAILGWTTEDKTYLQELKNLLTTNRVRLVEDIDQIAASPKLKEHYQQFHTRATLAVPIMVNNELLGALVANQCSGPRHWQAIEIDLLQQMSEQLAIAIQQARLYQELAILNTNLEHQVEERTAQLQQKMQELEGLQRVKDVVLHTVAHDLRTAVMGNLLVLKNLLKNRGQNQEATPSEIPVPRSVIERMIQGNDRQLGMIDSLLEIHSCEGQEMALRRELVHFSTLLESIIKDLQPMLNQNQAILNNLLPDDLPLVMADPTQLQKVVANLFTHRLQNNPPGLRFTIKTKIEPGMIRTEIHDNGIVMSKLECDRLFDLSVREPQACCSTSLALKMYLSRQIIQAHGGEIGVISSRKHGLTFWFSLPLATPSPVIRNS; this is encoded by the coding sequence GTGGATGAAACTGTAAAATTACTGCATAAACCAGATTTTCCACATAGGACTCTAACTTTGTTGGAGAAAATTGCTGCTAATTTACCGGGAATGATTTTCCAAGTCCTGCAACATGAGGATGGTTCTGAACAGGTGATGTATGTAAGTTCTGGTTGTCGTGAACTATATGAATTAGAACCAGAAGTTATTCAAGCAGATTTGCAGGTACTACACAAACTAGTTCATCCACAGGATGCGAACAGCCTCGCAGAATCTATTGAGGTTGCAAAAGCTACTTTGTCACCTTGGCGTTGGGAAGGCCGCATCATTACACCGAGTGGCAAAATCAAGTGGATTCAGGGCGCTTCTCAGCTAGAACTACAAGATAATGGTGATTGGCTGTGGGAGGGTTTGGTAATGGATATTACAGACCGCAAGCAAGCAGAAGAGCAATTGCGAACCAGCGAGAGGCGCTATAAGGCGATTTTAGATGTGGTTCCCGATTTGATGTTTCGCCTCAGCCGTGATGGTGAGTATTTGGATTTAAAAGGCGATGGTGCAAATATAGTTTTGCCCAGAGAAGAGATAGTTGGTAAAAATTTGGCAGATATATTGCCAACAGATGTAGTTGCAATTGGCCAAGAAGCGATCGCTAAAACTTTGGATTCTCATCATTTGCAAACCTGTGAATATCAATTACCAACGCCTTTAGGAATTCGCGATTATGAGGCCCGTTTGGTAGCTAGCGATACGGATGAAGTATTAGCAATTGTCCGAGATATTACGGAGCGTAAACAAGCAGAAGCAAATTTGCAAAGTCTGGCACAAAAGTATTCTAAAGCTTTTCGTTGCAGTCCCAATCCCATCAGTCTCAGCACCCTGCAAGAAGGACGCTACATCGAAGTTAACGACAGTTTTGTCAGGCTTTCGGGTTTTGAGCGAGAAGAAGCGATTGGGCGCACATCTTTTGAATTAAATATGTGGGTCAATAACCGCGATCGCATGAAATTATTACAACACTTGCGAGACCTGGGTATGGTACGGAACTTAGAAATAGAATTTCGCGCTAAATCAGGACAGATTCTCACATCACTGCTATCGGCAGAAATTATTGAATTAGATGGCACTCCCTGCATCTTAGCAGTCAATCATGACATTACTGAACGTAAGCAGGTAGAAGCTAAATTGCGCCTTTCCGCCCAGCGCGATCGCTTATTGACGGAAACTTTAGCGAGAATTCGCTCTTCCCTTAACTTAGAGCAAATTCTGCAAACTACGGTGACGGAAGTTAGGCAATTTTTACAAGCTGACCGAGTTTTTATTGGTCTCAATGATCCCAAACAAGGAGGTAAAACGGTTGCGGAATCAGTAGACCCCAAATATCCCGCCATTTTGGGTTGGACAACTGAAGATAAAACTTATCTCCAAGAATTAAAAAATCTCCTGACTACTAATCGGGTGCGTTTAGTAGAAGATATCGATCAAATAGCTGCATCGCCCAAATTAAAGGAACACTATCAACAATTCCATACCAGGGCGACCTTGGCTGTACCAATTATGGTCAATAATGAATTATTGGGGGCATTAGTTGCTAACCAATGTTCTGGGCCGCGTCATTGGCAAGCTATAGAAATTGATTTACTCCAACAAATGTCCGAGCAGTTAGCGATCGCTATTCAACAAGCTCGACTTTACCAAGAACTAGCAATACTCAATACTAATTTAGAACACCAGGTAGAAGAACGCACCGCCCAACTCCAGCAGAAAATGCAGGAACTAGAAGGACTGCAACGGGTAAAAGATGTAGTATTGCATACCGTTGCTCACGATTTGCGAACTGCAGTGATGGGTAATTTATTGGTGCTGAAAAATTTACTCAAAAATCGCGGACAAAATCAGGAAGCCACCCCATCGGAAATTCCTGTCCCGCGTTCGGTAATTGAGCGAATGATTCAAGGTAATGATCGCCAATTAGGAATGATTGACTCATTGCTAGAAATTCATAGCTGTGAAGGTCAAGAAATGGCCCTGCGCCGGGAATTGGTACATTTTAGTACGCTGCTGGAGTCGATTATTAAAGACTTGCAGCCGATGCTCAACCAAAACCAAGCCATACTGAATAACTTACTGCCTGACGATTTACCATTGGTGATGGCAGATCCCACTCAGTTGCAAAAAGTCGTGGCTAATTTATTTACCCACAGATTGCAAAATAATCCCCCAGGATTACGTTTTACCATTAAAACCAAAATTGAACCTGGCATGATTCGCACCGAAATTCACGATAATGGTATCGTTATGAGCAAATTAGAGTGCGATCGCTTATTCGATTTATCTGTTCGCGAACCCCAAGCTTGTTGTTCCACCAGCCTAGCTTTAAAAATGTACCTCAGTCGGCAAATTATTCAAGCACATGGTGGCGAAATAGGTGTGATTAGTAGTCGCAAGCATGGTTTAACTTTTTGGTTTTCATTACCCTTAGCCACTCCATCACCGGTAATTCGTAATTCGTAA
- a CDS encoding sensor histidine kinase, which translates to MATLLKTMKRWAKTAFCTSTNEKVAVAKTKIQESEWLTARQRFLWQRLQLWLLLGLICLLTFTLRNIYDLYFPLKEFDQLPEAFRTQGLLINLAMLVILIICFSLHRTQFGQRYPGLLFVGSSWSISLASQLFATIKGFAFPDTLGWSLLFLSQATFIPVSWRLHLMSQVGLLIYYFGVNTILGLPTPIPEHPEIYNVTFILYVFWLCAICDLGVYLYDRLQRSDFYAHQELESAYQKLKVAEAKYRSIFENAVEGIFQSSPDGKYITANPALAKIYGYSSPEEVTANFTDIEHQLYVNPNRRADFVRLIEENGSISEFESQIYRRDGSIVWISEKAYAVRDEQGKLLYYEGLIEDITKRKQAEEALRVFFHAVSHDLRNPVLGTLMVLKNLLANPDSKVTISRSILERMVQSSDRQLSLINSLLEAHSSEVQGIAIQRQSVQLHTVIEAAIADLEPMLAENQATLKNSVTADLPLINADPTQLWRVFCNLIVNAVKHNPPGLELRINATIKEDKIYCTVSDNGVGISQQQSDRLFDLYYRGNTSRNSVSLGLGLYLCKQIILAHSGEIGLNSALDKGATFWFTLPIQ; encoded by the coding sequence ATGGCTACCTTATTAAAAACAATGAAAAGGTGGGCTAAAACAGCCTTTTGTACATCAACTAATGAAAAAGTTGCTGTTGCTAAAACTAAAATTCAAGAATCTGAATGGTTAACTGCTAGACAGCGCTTTTTATGGCAAAGGTTGCAATTATGGCTATTACTCGGGCTAATTTGCTTACTTACCTTTACTTTGCGTAATATTTATGACTTATATTTTCCTTTAAAGGAATTTGACCAATTACCAGAGGCGTTCAGAACCCAAGGATTGTTGATCAATCTTGCTATGCTGGTAATTCTCATTATTTGCTTTAGCCTGCACAGAACTCAGTTTGGTCAGCGTTATCCGGGACTATTGTTTGTAGGGTCTTCTTGGTCAATTAGCCTCGCATCACAGTTATTTGCTACCATCAAAGGCTTTGCATTCCCTGATACCCTGGGTTGGTCACTGCTGTTTTTAAGCCAAGCTACATTTATTCCCGTTTCCTGGCGTTTGCATTTGATGTCTCAGGTGGGTTTGCTGATTTACTATTTTGGTGTCAATACAATCTTAGGACTACCAACCCCAATACCAGAACATCCAGAAATTTATAATGTCACGTTTATCTTGTACGTTTTTTGGCTATGTGCAATCTGCGATTTGGGTGTTTATCTTTACGATCGCCTACAACGCTCAGATTTTTATGCTCATCAAGAATTAGAATCGGCTTATCAAAAGCTGAAGGTTGCAGAAGCAAAATATCGCAGTATCTTTGAAAACGCTGTGGAAGGGATTTTCCAAAGTAGTCCCGATGGTAAGTACATTACAGCTAATCCTGCCTTAGCTAAGATTTACGGTTACTCATCGCCAGAGGAAGTAACAGCTAACTTCACTGATATTGAGCATCAACTATATGTTAACCCCAACCGTCGAGCTGATTTTGTCCGCCTGATTGAAGAGAATGGTAGCATCTCAGAATTTGAATCCCAAATTTACCGCCGAGACGGGAGTATTGTTTGGATTTCCGAAAAAGCTTACGCAGTTCGCGACGAACAGGGAAAGCTGCTTTACTACGAAGGACTAATTGAAGACATCACCAAGCGCAAACAAGCTGAAGAAGCCTTGCGAGTCTTTTTCCATGCAGTTTCTCACGACTTACGCAACCCAGTACTAGGTACTTTAATGGTACTGAAGAATTTACTGGCAAACCCAGACAGCAAAGTTACTATTTCCCGTTCGATTTTAGAACGGATGGTACAAAGTAGCGATCGCCAACTCAGCTTAATTAATTCTTTACTGGAAGCCCATAGCAGTGAAGTACAGGGGATAGCTATACAACGCCAGTCAGTACAACTACACACAGTTATCGAAGCTGCGATCGCGGATTTAGAACCGATGCTAGCAGAAAACCAAGCGACACTGAAAAATTCAGTCACCGCAGATTTACCATTAATTAACGCCGATCCGACACAACTGTGGCGTGTGTTTTGTAACTTGATTGTCAATGCAGTGAAACACAACCCCCCTGGGTTAGAGTTGAGAATTAACGCCACCATTAAAGAAGACAAGATTTATTGTACAGTCAGCGATAACGGTGTCGGCATCAGCCAGCAACAAAGCGATCGCTTGTTTGACCTTTACTATCGGGGTAATACCTCTCGTAACTCTGTCAGTTTGGGATTGGGATTATATCTCTGTAAGCAAATTATCCTAGCTCATAGTGGCGAAATCGGCTTAAATAGCGCTTTAGATAAAGGTGCAACCTTCTGGTTTACATTGCCAATACAGTAG
- a CDS encoding ferredoxin — translation MMMMMAESMTTEMQTCMDACMECHKMCMEAMTHCMSMFKGGKQMDMNMMSMMGMMRDCAEMCMMCMNMMMGGSEFMGRTCMLCAEMCDRCAMACEQMSDNPKMMECAAACRKCAESCRMMQMMPA, via the coding sequence ATGATGATGATGATGGCTGAATCCATGACAACCGAAATGCAAACTTGCATGGATGCTTGTATGGAATGTCATAAAATGTGCATGGAAGCCATGACTCATTGTATGTCTATGTTCAAAGGCGGTAAGCAAATGGACATGAACATGATGAGCATGATGGGCATGATGCGCGACTGCGCTGAAATGTGCATGATGTGCATGAACATGATGATGGGCGGTTCCGAATTTATGGGACGCACTTGTATGTTATGTGCAGAAATGTGCGATCGCTGTGCAATGGCTTGCGAACAAATGAGCGACAATCCTAAAATGATGGAATGTGCTGCTGCTTGCCGCAAGTGTGCAGAATCTTGCAGAATGATGCAAATGATGCCTGCTTAA
- a CDS encoding glucose-1-phosphate adenylyltransferase, whose protein sequence is MKKVIAIILGGGAGTRLYPLTKLRAKPAVPVAGKYRLIDIPVSNCINSEIFKIYVLTQFNSASLNRHIARAYNFSGFSEGFVEVLAAQQTPENPNWFQGTADAVRQYIWLLEEWDAEEYLILSGDHLYRMDYREFVERHRETGADITLSVIPIDDRRASDFGLMKIDQSGRVVDFSEKPKGEALAKMRVDTTILGLSPEEAQRQPYIASMGIYVFKKDVLIKLLKESLESTDFGKEIIPDAAKDYNVQAYLFDDYWEDIGTIEAFYNANLALTQLPQPPFSFYDEEAPIYTRARYLPPTKLLDCQITQSLIGEGCILKNCRIQHSVLGVRSRVESGTVIEESLIMGADYYQSAIERRQCNTVPEEISVGICADSIIRRAIIDKNARIGCDVKIINKDNVQEADRESQGFYIRSGIVVVLKNAVIPDGTII, encoded by the coding sequence GTGAAAAAAGTTATAGCAATCATTCTCGGTGGTGGTGCAGGTACTCGCCTTTACCCGTTAACGAAACTACGTGCTAAACCAGCCGTACCAGTGGCAGGAAAGTACCGCTTAATCGATATCCCTGTCAGCAACTGCATAAATTCCGAAATATTTAAAATCTACGTCCTGACACAATTCAACTCAGCTTCTCTGAATCGCCACATTGCTCGTGCTTACAATTTTAGTGGCTTCAGTGAAGGCTTTGTGGAAGTATTAGCAGCACAGCAAACCCCAGAAAACCCCAACTGGTTCCAAGGTACGGCTGATGCTGTGCGTCAGTACATCTGGTTGTTGGAAGAATGGGATGCAGAAGAATATCTAATTCTTTCTGGCGATCACTTGTACCGCATGGATTACCGTGAATTTGTCGAACGCCATAGAGAAACGGGTGCCGATATTACTCTCTCAGTTATACCTATCGACGATCGCCGCGCTTCGGATTTCGGCTTAATGAAAATCGATCAATCCGGTAGAGTGGTTGACTTTAGCGAAAAACCCAAGGGCGAAGCTTTAGCTAAAATGCGCGTTGATACTACCATCCTGGGATTAAGCCCAGAAGAAGCCCAACGCCAACCCTACATCGCCTCGATGGGAATTTATGTCTTTAAAAAAGATGTTTTGATCAAATTGTTGAAAGAATCTTTAGAAAGTACAGATTTTGGCAAAGAAATTATTCCTGATGCTGCTAAAGATTACAACGTTCAAGCTTACTTATTTGATGATTACTGGGAAGATATCGGAACCATCGAAGCCTTTTATAATGCCAATTTAGCTCTGACACAACTACCCCAACCGCCCTTTAGTTTCTACGATGAAGAAGCGCCAATTTATACCCGCGCTCGTTACTTGCCTCCCACTAAGCTGTTAGATTGCCAGATTACCCAATCCTTGATTGGTGAAGGTTGTATTCTGAAAAATTGTCGCATTCAACATTCAGTTTTAGGAGTGCGATCGCGCGTTGAATCTGGTACTGTCATCGAAGAATCCCTGATTATGGGTGCCGATTATTACCAATCTGCGATAGAACGCCGCCAATGCAATACAGTCCCAGAAGAAATTTCTGTAGGAATTTGTGCAGATAGCATCATCCGCCGGGCAATTATTGATAAAAACGCTCGCATCGGTTGTGATGTGAAAATTATCAATAAAGACAACGTCCAAGAAGCAGATCGTGAAAGCCAAGGCTTCTATATCCGCAGCGGCATTGTCGTCGTGTTGAAAAATGCCGTAATTCCCGATGGGACAATCATTTAG
- a CDS encoding AAA family ATPase translates to MTKLLLLIGLPGSGKSTWVKRLLAECPQTQLISTDGIRGQLFGNEAIQGHWLLILREIRRLLHQAQTQGKTVIYDATNAQRRHRREVIALAREFGFSHITGLWADTPVWLCLARNQKRDRQVPEEVIFKMHRQLRDAPPTVEDGLDSLIRLSGLREYGNRTHPTSENPT, encoded by the coding sequence ATGACAAAACTCTTGTTGTTGATTGGTCTTCCGGGTAGCGGTAAGTCAACTTGGGTAAAACGATTGCTCGCAGAATGCCCCCAAACACAGCTGATTTCTACAGATGGCATTCGGGGGCAGTTGTTTGGGAATGAAGCGATTCAAGGGCATTGGCTGCTGATTTTGCGAGAAATTCGGCGGCTATTACACCAGGCTCAAACCCAAGGGAAAACAGTGATTTACGATGCTACTAATGCCCAGCGTCGCCATCGCCGTGAAGTGATTGCCCTAGCGCGTGAGTTCGGCTTTAGCCACATTACTGGGTTATGGGCAGATACTCCAGTATGGCTGTGTTTAGCACGAAATCAAAAGCGCGATCGCCAGGTTCCTGAAGAAGTCATTTTCAAAATGCATCGTCAATTACGGGACGCACCCCCAACCGTAGAAGATGGACTCGATAGCCTAATTCGCTTATCAGGATTGCGGGAGTACGGGAATCGCACTCATCCTACGAGCGAGAACCCCACTTGA
- a CDS encoding DnaJ C-terminal domain-containing protein, with product MAATDFKDYYAILGVSKTASPEEIKQAFRKLARKFHPDVNPGNKQAEASFKEVNEAYEVLSDPDKRKKYDQFGQYWKQAGQGFPSGAGVDMGGFDFSQYGSFNDFLNELFGGAGPRSNRQNYSYSTSTSSRRPGGFGGFNDFGFQDMGAGTSQDSEATITLTFAEAFAGIQKRFSLGNETIDVRIPAGAKAGTRLRVRGKGQINPMTQQRGDLYLKVELQPHSFFQFEGDNLICEVPITPDEATLGASIDVPTPDGSVNVKLPAGVRSGQSLRLRGKGWPLAKGGRGDQLVKVAIVPPKDMSQQEREYYEKIRAIRTYNPRSHLQQVKL from the coding sequence ATGGCTGCAACCGACTTCAAAGACTATTACGCAATTTTGGGAGTAAGTAAGACTGCCAGTCCAGAGGAAATTAAACAAGCTTTTCGGAAATTAGCCCGCAAGTTTCACCCTGATGTTAACCCAGGCAATAAACAGGCAGAGGCAAGTTTTAAAGAAGTGAACGAAGCCTACGAAGTTTTGTCAGACCCAGACAAGCGCAAAAAATATGACCAATTTGGTCAATACTGGAAACAAGCTGGTCAAGGCTTCCCCTCTGGTGCTGGTGTGGATATGGGCGGTTTTGACTTCAGCCAATACGGTAGTTTTAATGACTTCCTCAATGAGTTATTTGGTGGTGCTGGCCCTCGCAGTAACCGTCAAAACTATTCTTATAGCACTAGCACTTCTTCCAGAAGACCAGGCGGTTTTGGCGGTTTTAACGATTTTGGCTTCCAAGATATGGGCGCAGGGACTAGCCAAGATAGCGAAGCCACAATTACACTGACTTTTGCGGAAGCATTTGCTGGGATTCAAAAGCGCTTTAGCTTAGGTAATGAAACTATAGATGTACGTATACCTGCGGGTGCGAAAGCTGGTACGCGTTTGCGTGTGCGTGGTAAAGGTCAAATCAATCCCATGACTCAACAAAGGGGTGATTTGTACTTAAAAGTGGAACTTCAGCCTCATTCCTTCTTCCAATTTGAAGGCGATAACCTCATCTGTGAAGTTCCCATTACACCAGATGAAGCTACCTTAGGAGCTTCTATTGATGTTCCCACACCCGATGGTTCAGTGAATGTAAAACTACCTGCGGGAGTACGTTCTGGCCAATCCCTGCGTTTGCGTGGTAAAGGTTGGCCCCTAGCCAAGGGTGGACGTGGCGATCAGTTGGTGAAGGTGGCGATTGTCCCACCAAAAGATATGAGCCAACAAGAGCGCGAGTATTATGAAAAAATCCGAGCTATACGCACCTACAACCCCCGCAGTCATTTGCAGCAAGTCAAGCTATAA
- a CDS encoding DUF2945 domain-containing protein yields MTEEFKKGDKVKWNTAQGETTGEVQEKITSPTDIKGHHVAASPDNPEYLVESDKTGKKAGHKPNALENVEE; encoded by the coding sequence ATGACTGAAGAGTTTAAGAAAGGCGATAAGGTGAAGTGGAATACAGCGCAAGGTGAAACCACTGGTGAAGTGCAAGAAAAGATTACTTCGCCTACTGATATTAAAGGGCATCATGTAGCCGCTTCTCCCGACAATCCAGAATATTTGGTAGAAAGCGACAAAACAGGGAAAAAAGCCGGGCATAAGCCTAATGCATTGGAGAATGTTGAGGAATAA
- a CDS encoding DUF4870 domain-containing protein: protein MQVTYDPDKRKLLSSLCHGAIFFSTTLFSIGIPIVINIISDDPVVKSNAKESINFHFNVWFWATVIGVPIAVLSFLTFGLGGILFFPVVALGFAIHWGLTIWALFHCLTNPDEPFRYPFIFRVF from the coding sequence ATGCAAGTTACATACGACCCTGATAAGCGTAAATTGCTATCCTCTCTATGTCATGGGGCGATTTTCTTTAGTACAACATTGTTTTCTATTGGTATTCCCATCGTAATTAATATTATTTCTGATGACCCAGTTGTCAAAAGCAACGCCAAAGAGTCGATTAATTTTCACTTTAATGTTTGGTTTTGGGCTACTGTAATTGGAGTACCTATTGCGGTTCTATCTTTCCTGACTTTTGGCCTTGGCGGAATTTTATTCTTCCCGGTTGTAGCTTTGGGTTTTGCAATCCACTGGGGATTAACAATCTGGGCGCTATTTCACTGTCTCACAAACCCAGATGAACCGTTCCGCTATCCGTTTATTTTTAGAGTTTTTTAA